In Strix aluco isolate bStrAlu1 chromosome 22, bStrAlu1.hap1, whole genome shotgun sequence, a genomic segment contains:
- the SLC25A34 gene encoding solute carrier family 25 member 34 isoform X3: MAAGAGALAPFPGPPPASLHEFPYPPQNNPGVTRGSPTGGVPPAVDLVLGAAAGCLACVLTNPLEVVKTRLQLQGELQPPGTYPRPYRGVLRAVGAVCRADGLRGLQKGLAAGLLYQGLMNGVRFYCYSRAEDAGWTGYPGGTVAAGAVAGAVGAFVGSPAYLVKTHLQAQTLAAVAVGHQHNHESISAAFESIYKQHGVAGLWRGVTGAVPRVAVGSAAQLATFTSAKDWVCERQWFGEGSWATVLAGGMVSGVAVAVAMTPFDVVSTRLYNQPVDADGTGKLYRGFLDCILQISSKEGLLGLYKGIGAVYLRLGPHTVLSLFFWDELRKMVQHQQPPGP, translated from the exons ATGGCGGCGGGCGCTGGGGCCCTCGCACCCTTCCCTgggccccccccagcctccctgcaTGAATTCCCTTaccccccccaaaacaaccccGGCGTCACACGGGGTTCCCCGACTGGGGGGGTACCACCGGCCGTCGATTTGGTGCTGGGAGCGGCGGCCGGTTGCTTGGCCTGTGTCCTCACCAACCCGCTGGAAGTGGTCAAGACGCGGTTACAGCTCCAGGGCGAGTTGCAGCCCCCCGGTACCTACCCCCGGCCCTACCGGGGGGTGCTGCGGGCGGTGGGGGCCGTGTGCCGGGCCGATGGGTTGCGGGGGCTGCAGAAGGGCCTGGCCGCCGGCCTCCTCTACCAGGGGCTGATGAACGGTGTCCGCTTTTATTGCTATTCCCGCGCCGAGGACGCCGGCTGGACCGGGTATCCCGGTGGTACCGTGGCCGCGGGGGCCGTGGCCGGGGCGGTGGGAGCCTTCGTGGGCAGCCCCGCGTACCTG GTCAAGACCCACCTCCAAGCCCAGACGCTGGCAGCGGTGGCTGTGGGCCACCAGCACAACCACGAG AGCATCTCCGCGGCTTTCGAGAGCATCTACAAGCAGCACGGGGTGGCGGGGCTGTGGCGGGGGGTGACGGGTGCCGTGCCCCGCGTGGCGGTGGGCTCGGCCGCGCAGCTCGCCACCTTCACCTCCGCCAAGGACTGGGTCTGCGAGCGCCAG TGGTTCGGGGAGGGCAGCTGGGCCACGGTGCTGGCGGGCGGCATGGTGAGCGGCGTGGCCGTGGCGGTGGCGATGACACCCTTCGATGTGGTCAGCACCCGTCTCTACAACCAGCCGGTGGACGCCGATGGCACG GGCAAGCTCTACCGGGGTTTTTTGGATTGCATCCTGCAAATCTCCAGCAAAGAGGGGCTGCTGGGCTTGTACAAGGGCATCGGCGCCGTCTACCTCCGCCTCGGCCCTCACACCGTCCTCAGCCTCTTCTTTTGGGACGAGCTCAGGAAGATGgtgcagcaccagcagcccccagggccGTAG
- the SLC25A34 gene encoding solute carrier family 25 member 34 isoform X1, with protein MAAGAGALAPFPGPPPASLHEFPYPPQNNPGVTRGSPTGGVPPAVDLVLGAAAGCLACVLTNPLEVVKTRLQLQGELQPPGTYPRPYRGVLRAVGAVCRADGLRGLQKGLAAGLLYQGLMNGVRFYCYSRAEDAGWTGYPGGTVAAGAVAGAVGAFVGSPAYLVKTHLQAQTLAAVAVGHQHNHESISAAFESIYKQHGVAGLWRGVTGAVPRVAVGSAAQLATFTSAKDWVCERQWFGEGSWATVLAGGMVSGVAVAVAMTPFDVVSTRLYNQPVDADGTVRPFGKAGWGRRGFSRDCIWQGCAAGSSLPRASSTGVFWIASCKSPAKRGCWACTRASAPSTSASALTPSSASSFGTSSGRWCSTSSPQGRRTGSWPRRGLNKRGFSIFGVVSGSLGWCKEVWGRGAFRALQSRDLKRRDASGWRGQRRCWGGGIKAAGGP; from the exons ATGGCGGCGGGCGCTGGGGCCCTCGCACCCTTCCCTgggccccccccagcctccctgcaTGAATTCCCTTaccccccccaaaacaaccccGGCGTCACACGGGGTTCCCCGACTGGGGGGGTACCACCGGCCGTCGATTTGGTGCTGGGAGCGGCGGCCGGTTGCTTGGCCTGTGTCCTCACCAACCCGCTGGAAGTGGTCAAGACGCGGTTACAGCTCCAGGGCGAGTTGCAGCCCCCCGGTACCTACCCCCGGCCCTACCGGGGGGTGCTGCGGGCGGTGGGGGCCGTGTGCCGGGCCGATGGGTTGCGGGGGCTGCAGAAGGGCCTGGCCGCCGGCCTCCTCTACCAGGGGCTGATGAACGGTGTCCGCTTTTATTGCTATTCCCGCGCCGAGGACGCCGGCTGGACCGGGTATCCCGGTGGTACCGTGGCCGCGGGGGCCGTGGCCGGGGCGGTGGGAGCCTTCGTGGGCAGCCCCGCGTACCTG GTCAAGACCCACCTCCAAGCCCAGACGCTGGCAGCGGTGGCTGTGGGCCACCAGCACAACCACGAG AGCATCTCCGCGGCTTTCGAGAGCATCTACAAGCAGCACGGGGTGGCGGGGCTGTGGCGGGGGGTGACGGGTGCCGTGCCCCGCGTGGCGGTGGGCTCGGCCGCGCAGCTCGCCACCTTCACCTCCGCCAAGGACTGGGTCTGCGAGCGCCAG TGGTTCGGGGAGGGCAGCTGGGCCACGGTGCTGGCGGGCGGCATGGTGAGCGGCGTGGCCGTGGCGGTGGCGATGACACCCTTCGATGTGGTCAGCACCCGTCTCTACAACCAGCCGGTGGACGCCGATGGCACGGTAAGGCCATTCGGGAAAGCGGGATGGGGGAGACGTGGCTTTTCCCGGGATTGCATCTGGCAGGGGTGCGCAGCCGGCTCCTCTCTCCCCAGGGCAAGCTCTACCGGGGTTTTTTGGATTGCATCCTGCAAATCTCCAGCAAAGAGGGGCTGCTGGGCTTGTACAAGGGCATCGGCGCCGTCTACCTCCGCCTCGGCCCTCACACCGTCCTCAGCCTCTTCTTTTGGGACGAGCTCAGGAAGATGgtgcagcaccagcagcccccagggccGTAGGACGGGCTCCTGGCCCCGCCGCGGCCTTAATAAAAGGGGTTTTTCTATTTTTGGCGTCGTTTCGGGGTCTTTGGGGTGGTGCAAagaggtgtggggcaggggggcgTTTCGTGCCTTGCAAAGCCGGGACCTGAAACGCCGCGATGCATCGGGCTGGAGAGGACAACGGCGATGCTGGGGCGGGGGGATCAAAGCTGCTGGTGGTCCCTGA
- the SLC25A34 gene encoding solute carrier family 25 member 34 isoform X2 — protein MAAGAGALAPFPGPPPASLHEFPYPPQNNPGVTRGSPTGGVPPAVDLVLGAAAGCLACVLTNPLEVVKTRLQLQGELQPPGTYPRPYRGVLRAVGAVCRADGLRGLQKGLAAGLLYQGLMNGVRFYCYSRAEDAGWTGYPGGTVAAGAVAGAVGAFVGSPAYLVKTHLQAQTLAAVAVGHQHNHESISAAFESIYKQHGVAGLWRGVTGAVPRVAVGSAAQLATFTSAKDWVCERQWFGEGSWATVLAGGMVSGVAVAVAMTPFDVVSTRLYNQPVDADGTPAPLSPGQALPGFFGLHPANLQQRGAAGLVQGHRRRLPPPRPSHRPQPLLLGRAQEDGAAPAAPRAVGRAPGPAAALIKGVFLFLASFRGLWGGAKRCGAGGRFVPCKAGT, from the exons ATGGCGGCGGGCGCTGGGGCCCTCGCACCCTTCCCTgggccccccccagcctccctgcaTGAATTCCCTTaccccccccaaaacaaccccGGCGTCACACGGGGTTCCCCGACTGGGGGGGTACCACCGGCCGTCGATTTGGTGCTGGGAGCGGCGGCCGGTTGCTTGGCCTGTGTCCTCACCAACCCGCTGGAAGTGGTCAAGACGCGGTTACAGCTCCAGGGCGAGTTGCAGCCCCCCGGTACCTACCCCCGGCCCTACCGGGGGGTGCTGCGGGCGGTGGGGGCCGTGTGCCGGGCCGATGGGTTGCGGGGGCTGCAGAAGGGCCTGGCCGCCGGCCTCCTCTACCAGGGGCTGATGAACGGTGTCCGCTTTTATTGCTATTCCCGCGCCGAGGACGCCGGCTGGACCGGGTATCCCGGTGGTACCGTGGCCGCGGGGGCCGTGGCCGGGGCGGTGGGAGCCTTCGTGGGCAGCCCCGCGTACCTG GTCAAGACCCACCTCCAAGCCCAGACGCTGGCAGCGGTGGCTGTGGGCCACCAGCACAACCACGAG AGCATCTCCGCGGCTTTCGAGAGCATCTACAAGCAGCACGGGGTGGCGGGGCTGTGGCGGGGGGTGACGGGTGCCGTGCCCCGCGTGGCGGTGGGCTCGGCCGCGCAGCTCGCCACCTTCACCTCCGCCAAGGACTGGGTCTGCGAGCGCCAG TGGTTCGGGGAGGGCAGCTGGGCCACGGTGCTGGCGGGCGGCATGGTGAGCGGCGTGGCCGTGGCGGTGGCGATGACACCCTTCGATGTGGTCAGCACCCGTCTCTACAACCAGCCGGTGGACGCCGATGGCACG CCGGCTCCTCTCTCCCCAGGGCAAGCTCTACCGGGGTTTTTTGGATTGCATCCTGCAAATCTCCAGCAAAGAGGGGCTGCTGGGCTTGTACAAGGGCATCGGCGCCGTCTACCTCCGCCTCGGCCCTCACACCGTCCTCAGCCTCTTCTTTTGGGACGAGCTCAGGAAGATGgtgcagcaccagcagcccccagggccGTAGGACGGGCTCCTGGCCCCGCCGCGGCCTTAATAAAAGGGGTTTTTCTATTTTTGGCGTCGTTTCGGGGTCTTTGGGGTGGTGCAAagaggtgtggggcaggggggcgTTTCGTGCCTTGCAAAGCCGGGACCTGA
- the TMEM82 gene encoding transmembrane protein 82 codes for MDFGAGAWLRCGSSPPKMFSLGSWLPALPGLAWGWALLDALLQGLVGACAVSVLCSLLKVYLYIQCLNDPERQEEKEAIRAQRRVLDPLHVVVLTGVLALVGSRVAALVVLEFSLRAASTVLSLGKGAHSSQLYLLCQYSLGCGVSCGLSFLLEGAPHGTCNLVLAAGLAGLLAAYARRLARHVCTLYELHSRARYCGVCILLLAAGHGIPRLLWNALAITFAVADLAAVALINRDFLSTAEAVRFWTPLTICYTLLVIYMQEESRQSTGGRPVYQTVLVRMGGLFILLLTVGRWTDILHVFISLLGELWCLLRAGVMLEVCRRQDFTQQPRLDRRLASGSEETS; via the exons aTGGACTTTGGAGCTGGAGCCTGGCTACGCTGTGGCTCCTCTCCACCGAAAATGTTTTCTCTGGGGTCCTGGCTGCCGGCGTTGCCCGGGCTGGCGTGGGGCTGGGCGCTGCTGGATGCCCTCCTGCAAG GGTTGGTGGGTGCCTGCGCCGTCTCGGTGCTCTGCAGCCTCCTGAAGGTTTATCTCTACATCCAGTGCCTGAA CGACCcggagaggcaggaggagaaggaagcgATCCGGGCGCAGCGGCGGGTGCTGGACCCGCTGCACGTGGTGGTGCTGACGGGTGTGTTGGCGCTGGTGGGCTCCCGCGTGGCCGCGCTGGTGGTGCTGGAGTTCTCCCTGCGCGCCGCGTCCACCGTCCTCTCCCTCGGCAAG GGCGCCCACAGCAGCCAGCTCTACCTGCTGTGCCAGTACTCGCTGGGCTGCGGGGTGTCCTGCGGCCTCAGCTTCTTGCTGGAAGGGGCTCCCCACGGAACCTGCAACCTGGTgctggcggcggggctggcggggctgctGGCCGCCTACGCCCGGCGCCTGGCTCGTCACGTCTGCACCCTCTACGAGCTGCACAGCCGAGCACGTTACTGCGGCGTCTGCATCCTCCTCCTCGCCGCCGGTCACGGCATCCCCCGGCTGCTCTGGAATGCTTTGGCCATCACCTTCGCTGTGGCTGATCTGGCTGCCGTGGCGCTCATCAACCGGGATTTCCTCTCCACGGCGGAGGCCGTCCGCTTCTGGACACCGCTCACCATCTGCTACACGCTGCTGGTCATCTACATGCAAG AGGAGTCGCGGCAGAGCACCGGCGGGCGGCCGGTTTACCAGACGGTGCTGGTACGGATGGGCggcctcttcatcctcctcctcaccgtTGGCCGTTGGACCGACATCCTCCACGTCTTCATCTCGCTGCTGGGAGAGCTCTGGTGCCTGCTCCGCGCCGGCGTCATGCTGGAGGTGTGTCGGCGGCAG GATTTCACCCAGCAGCCTCGGCTGGACAGGCGGTTGGCATCGGGATCGGAGGAGACGTCTTGA